A single Gammaproteobacteria bacterium DNA region contains:
- a CDS encoding LysM peptidoglycan-binding domain-containing protein, with protein sequence MPVFRPICVTLIATITCAVSGVARGDTGGDIYDPNATLINVTEQSPDLLAQLPDGFRLPYRDTRAVSQEFNWYVRHPDYLDRVFTRSRPYLPHIVAKIRERGMPLELALLPVVESAFDPFAYSHGQAAGMWQFIPATGRRFGLQQNWWYDGRRDVIESTRAALDYLERLHRIFDGDWLLAIAAYNSGEGKVRRAIRRVGAGATFWDLRLPRETEAYVPRLLALSRLVAAPHDFGISLPFVSEQPYFEVVSTGSQIDIALAAQMADMETDDLYRLNPGLNRWASPPQGPHRLLVPVNKAQLLRLRLAELPAERRVRWTRYRIREGDTLSQIAQAHKTTVSVLREANSLGGSSIRAGRHLMIPTASQAAADYNLTADNRLAQKTAARGDSLRYTVRSGDSLWDIAQAHGVGVRELARWNGMAPRDTLRVGRRLVIHGAAKSGPDVAAPPGTQRRVNYTVRRGDSLARISSRFNVSINQLRRWNSAVSKQKYLYPGQRIVMYIDVTRQSGG encoded by the coding sequence ATGCCAGTCTTTCGACCCATCTGCGTGACGCTGATTGCCACGATTACCTGCGCCGTTTCCGGCGTTGCCCGGGGCGATACCGGCGGTGATATTTACGATCCGAACGCGACGCTGATAAATGTCACCGAGCAGTCACCGGACTTGCTCGCACAGCTGCCCGACGGCTTTCGCCTGCCCTACCGTGACACCCGCGCCGTCTCGCAGGAATTTAACTGGTACGTCCGGCACCCGGACTATCTTGACCGGGTCTTTACCCGCTCACGCCCCTACCTGCCACACATCGTGGCAAAGATTCGCGAACGTGGAATGCCGCTCGAGCTTGCGCTGTTACCTGTCGTGGAAAGCGCCTTCGATCCTTTCGCGTATTCGCACGGACAGGCGGCCGGGATGTGGCAGTTTATTCCCGCCACGGGTCGGCGTTTCGGCCTGCAGCAAAACTGGTGGTACGACGGCCGTCGTGACGTCATCGAGTCCACGCGGGCGGCGCTGGACTACCTGGAGCGGCTGCACCGGATATTTGACGGTGACTGGCTGCTCGCCATCGCGGCTTATAACTCCGGCGAAGGCAAAGTGCGTCGAGCTATCCGTCGCGTCGGCGCTGGCGCAACTTTCTGGGACCTGCGCCTGCCGCGTGAAACCGAGGCCTATGTACCGCGACTGCTGGCGCTCAGCAGGCTGGTAGCGGCGCCGCACGACTTTGGCATCAGCCTGCCGTTTGTCTCCGAGCAGCCCTACTTTGAAGTTGTCAGCACCGGCAGCCAGATCGATATTGCACTTGCCGCGCAGATGGCGGATATGGAGACCGACGACCTGTATCGGCTCAATCCCGGCCTGAACCGCTGGGCCAGTCCTCCGCAGGGCCCGCACCGGCTGCTGGTCCCGGTCAACAAGGCTCAACTGCTGCGGCTGCGGCTGGCTGAGCTGCCGGCGGAGCGCCGCGTGCGCTGGACCCGTTACCGGATTCGTGAGGGAGATACGCTTAGCCAGATCGCACAGGCACACAAGACAACCGTCAGCGTGTTACGTGAGGCGAACAGCCTGGGTGGCTCGAGTATCCGCGCCGGCCGTCACCTGATGATTCCCACGGCCAGCCAGGCGGCCGCTGACTACAACCTGACTGCCGACAACCGCCTGGCACAAAAGACCGCGGCGCGCGGCGACAGCCTGCGCTACACCGTGCGCAGCGGGGACTCGTTGTGGGATATCGCACAGGCACATGGTGTGGGCGTGCGCGAGCTGGCGCGCTGGAACGGGATGGCACCACGCGACACGTTACGCGTCGGGCGGCGACTGGTGATTCACGGCGCAGCAAAGAGCGGGCCTGACGTCGCCGCACCACCCGGTACGCAGCGGCGTGTTAACTACACCGTGCGCCGGGGCGACTCGCTGGCACGCATCTCATCCAGGTTTAATGTCAGTATCAATCAGCTGCGACGCTGGAACAGCGCCGTGAGCAAGCAGAAATATCTCTACCCGGGACAACGTATTGTCATGTATATCGACGTAACACGGCAGTCGGGCGGCTGA
- a CDS encoding methyltransferase domain-containing protein, whose protein sequence is MSSDVRPEWLTGPMGQALLASETAAVEEALSQVFGLHLLQIGSWGQPDQFIRFARTQRQALVATDGVPGLSARSRPSRLGIASDSVDAVLLPHTLETDSQPHEVLREVERVLVGEGHLIVIGFNPLSAWGARHLALRRRFPRGTRQLIPEGRMRDWLSLLGMKVEPAIRCGHCAPVDQESVLNRLKWFERAGARYWPRLSGVYVLVARKRVYSVTAMRPQWSRRPRVAGGLVEPTTRSAA, encoded by the coding sequence ATGAGCTCCGACGTACGACCTGAGTGGCTGACCGGCCCCATGGGCCAGGCCCTGCTTGCCAGCGAAACCGCGGCGGTCGAGGAGGCGTTGAGCCAGGTTTTTGGCCTGCACCTGCTGCAGATCGGCAGCTGGGGCCAGCCCGACCAGTTCATCAGATTCGCCCGGACCCAACGCCAGGCGTTGGTCGCCACCGACGGTGTGCCTGGCCTCAGCGCCCGCAGCCGGCCTTCGCGGCTCGGTATAGCCTCGGACTCGGTCGACGCCGTGCTGCTGCCGCATACGCTCGAAACAGACTCACAACCCCACGAAGTACTGCGCGAAGTCGAGCGAGTGCTGGTCGGTGAAGGGCACCTCATCGTCATCGGCTTCAACCCGCTCAGCGCATGGGGCGCACGCCATCTGGCACTGCGTCGCCGGTTTCCCCGCGGTACCCGCCAGCTCATCCCTGAAGGACGCATGCGCGACTGGCTCTCGTTGCTGGGAATGAAAGTCGAGCCGGCAATTCGCTGCGGGCATTGCGCACCAGTCGACCAGGAGTCCGTATTGAACCGGTTGAAATGGTTTGAACGCGCCGGTGCCCGTTACTGGCCGCGGCTGTCCGGTGTCTACGTGCTGGTTGCGCGCAAGCGCGTCTATTCGGTGACTGCCATGCGGCCGCAGTGGTCGCGGCGGCCACGCGTGGCCGGCGGCCTGGTCGAGCCTACGACGCGCTCGGCGGCATGA
- the rnhA gene encoding ribonuclease HI produces the protein MKEVVIHTDGACRGNPGPGAWAAILSARGSEKELSGAEELTTNNRMEMMAAIRALEALKRPASVTIYTDSVYLLRGVTEWMHGWKRRGWKTSSRKPVKNRELWERLDELVGAHDIEWVWVKGHSGDPGNERADELANVALDRMLQADG, from the coding sequence ATGAAAGAGGTGGTGATACATACCGACGGGGCGTGTCGCGGCAACCCCGGACCGGGAGCATGGGCGGCTATACTCAGCGCGCGTGGCTCGGAAAAAGAGCTGTCCGGCGCCGAGGAGCTGACCACGAACAACCGGATGGAGATGATGGCCGCAATCCGCGCGCTCGAGGCGCTAAAGAGGCCGGCCTCCGTGACGATATATACGGACTCTGTCTATCTTTTGCGCGGCGTGACCGAGTGGATGCACGGCTGGAAGCGGCGCGGCTGGAAGACATCATCGCGCAAGCCGGTCAAGAACCGGGAGTTGTGGGAACGTCTCGACGAACTGGTCGGTGCCCATGACATCGAATGGGTGTGGGTGAAAGGCCACAGCGGCGATCCGGGCAACGAGCGGGCCGATGAGCTGGCCAATGTGGCACTGGATCGCATGTTGCAGGCAGACGGTTGA
- the dnaQ gene encoding DNA polymerase III subunit epsilon: MRQIVLDTETTGLEVEDGHRVIEIGCVELIDRRHTGTTYHQYIRPDRKIDAAALQVHGITAEFLSSQPAFDEIVAEFLEFVGDAELVIHNAEFDVTFLDYELALIDRPLGVIGDYCKVLDTLAIARRMHPGQRNNLDALCKRHGVPTIGRELHGALLDARLLSEVYLAMTGGQVMLSLAVEDDASQAAALQHIDRAGLELPVVRCTELEKEAHEQVLSRIEGACDTTSVWRRLESS, translated from the coding sequence ATGAGACAAATCGTACTGGATACTGAAACTACCGGTCTGGAAGTCGAGGATGGCCATCGGGTCATCGAGATAGGCTGTGTTGAACTGATTGACCGGCGTCATACCGGCACCACTTATCATCAGTACATACGCCCCGACCGGAAAATCGATGCGGCAGCGCTACAGGTGCACGGTATCACTGCCGAGTTCCTCTCTTCGCAGCCGGCTTTCGATGAAATTGTTGCTGAATTTCTCGAGTTCGTCGGCGACGCCGAGCTGGTCATCCACAATGCAGAGTTTGACGTGACCTTCCTCGATTACGAACTGGCACTGATCGATCGGCCGCTGGGTGTAATCGGGGACTACTGCAAGGTTCTGGACACCCTGGCGATCGCGCGGCGGATGCACCCCGGACAGCGCAACAATCTCGATGCCCTGTGCAAGCGCCATGGCGTTCCGACCATCGGTCGCGAGCTGCATGGTGCCTTGCTGGACGCCCGGCTGTTGTCGGAAGTTTACCTGGCAATGACCGGCGGCCAGGTGATGCTGTCGCTGGCGGTTGAGGACGATGCCAGCCAGGCAGCCGCGCTGCAGCACATCGATCGCGCCGGGCTCGAACTCCCCGTCGTGCGCTGCACCGAGCTGGAAAAGGAAGCCCACGAACAGGTGTTGTCGCGAATAGAGGGCGCCTGCGACACGACCAGCGTGTGGCGACGCCTCGAGAGTTCCTGA
- the nhaB gene encoding sodium/proton antiporter NhaB — MAQTFTQAFTRNFLGHSPDWYKLAIIGFLVINPIALFVVGEFWTGWLLVIEFIFTLAMALKCYPLAPGGLLAIEAVLLGMTSPGHVYDEALHNFPVILLLIFMVAGIFFLKELLMFTFTRIILGVRSKMLLSLLFCAVSAVLSAFLDALTVTAVIITVGAGFYSVYHRVASGRKFHHVDHDSADDELVEEDHRTDLSRFRAFLRQLMMHGAVGTALGGVTTIVGEPQNLLIGKVAGWEFAEFFIKMAPISIPVFFMGLVTCATLEKFRILGYGATLPPAVREVLSAYAAEEDRKRGLREKAILMAQALVVVVLVISLALHVAEVGVIGLMIIVLATSLTGVIEEQRIGHAFEEALPFTALLVVFFAIVAVINDQGLFQPVINWVLTLEGKTQLAWFFIANGVLSMVSDNVFVATVYISSVQDALAAGVINREQFELLAIAINTGTNIPSVATPNGQAAFLFLLTSALAPLIRLSYGRMVLLAMPYTVVMSITGLWAVIYVL; from the coding sequence ATGGCACAAACATTCACGCAGGCGTTTACACGGAATTTTCTCGGCCACTCGCCGGACTGGTACAAGCTCGCCATCATCGGGTTCCTCGTGATCAACCCGATCGCACTGTTTGTTGTGGGCGAATTCTGGACCGGCTGGTTGCTCGTCATCGAGTTCATTTTTACCCTGGCAATGGCACTCAAGTGCTATCCGCTCGCTCCCGGAGGACTGCTGGCGATCGAAGCGGTATTGCTCGGCATGACCTCGCCGGGGCATGTCTACGACGAGGCGCTGCATAATTTTCCGGTAATTCTGCTGCTTATTTTCATGGTGGCCGGCATCTTCTTTCTCAAGGAGCTGCTGATGTTCACCTTTACCCGGATCATCCTCGGGGTACGCTCGAAAATGCTGTTGTCGCTGCTGTTTTGCGCTGTCTCAGCAGTCCTGTCGGCGTTCCTCGACGCGCTCACGGTGACGGCCGTCATTATTACGGTCGGTGCCGGCTTCTATTCGGTCTATCACCGGGTTGCGTCCGGGCGGAAGTTCCACCACGTCGATCATGATTCGGCCGACGATGAACTGGTCGAGGAAGACCACCGCACCGACCTGTCCCGATTCCGCGCATTTTTGCGCCAGCTGATGATGCACGGTGCTGTGGGTACGGCGCTGGGCGGCGTAACGACGATTGTAGGTGAGCCGCAGAACCTGCTGATCGGCAAGGTGGCCGGCTGGGAATTCGCCGAGTTCTTTATAAAGATGGCGCCTATTTCCATCCCGGTGTTTTTTATGGGTCTGGTGACCTGTGCCACGTTGGAGAAATTCCGCATCCTCGGTTACGGGGCCACTCTGCCGCCTGCCGTGCGCGAAGTGCTGTCGGCCTATGCCGCTGAGGAAGACCGCAAACGTGGATTGCGGGAAAAAGCAATTTTGATGGCGCAAGCCCTGGTTGTAGTCGTGCTGGTGATTTCGCTGGCGCTGCACGTGGCGGAAGTGGGTGTTATCGGTCTGATGATTATTGTGCTGGCAACCTCGTTGACAGGAGTTATCGAGGAGCAGCGTATCGGTCATGCGTTTGAGGAGGCATTACCGTTTACCGCACTGCTGGTGGTGTTTTTCGCTATCGTGGCGGTTATCAACGACCAGGGTCTGTTCCAGCCGGTAATCAACTGGGTGCTCACGCTGGAAGGCAAAACCCAGCTGGCATGGTTCTTCATCGCTAACGGTGTCTTGTCCATGGTCAGCGACAACGTGTTTGTTGCTACCGTATATATTTCCTCGGTGCAGGATGCGCTGGCCGCAGGTGTTATCAATCGTGAGCAGTTCGAATTGCTGGCGATTGCGATCAATACCGGCACGAATATTCCCAGCGTCGCTACGCCAAACGGCCAGGCGGCATTCCTGTTCCTGCTGACATCGGCCCTGGCGCCACTTATTCGTCTGTCATACGGTCGCATGGTCCTGCTGGCAATGCCGTACACCGTAGTAATGTCGATCACCGGGCTATGGGCTGTAATCTACGTATTGTGA
- a CDS encoding NAD-dependent epimerase gives MKVLVTGAAGFIGMFVAARLLARGDEVVGLDNLNDYYDVALKQGRLEQLRKQPAFSFVRADVADRKAMKEVFAARFDTVIHMAAQAGVRYSIENPDAYIDSNLVGFGNILEQCRHTDVQHLVYASSSSVYGANKSMPFSVHDNVDHPLSLYAASKKANELMAHCYAGLYDLPVTGLRFFTVYGPWGRPDMALFKFTRNILAGKPIDVFNYGKHRRDFTYIDDIAAGVVAVADKVPAPDGDWSGVSPDPGSSFAPYRIYNIGNQQPVELLRYIEVLEQCLGCKAEMNLLPMQPGDVPDTYADVEDLARDVGYRPATPIEAGIARFVDWYRDYYPQG, from the coding sequence ATGAAAGTCCTGGTCACCGGTGCGGCCGGTTTTATCGGCATGTTTGTTGCCGCACGGCTACTGGCGCGCGGCGACGAGGTGGTCGGGCTCGATAACCTCAATGACTACTACGATGTGGCGCTCAAGCAGGGCCGTCTGGAGCAGCTGCGTAAACAGCCGGCATTCAGCTTTGTTCGTGCTGATGTTGCTGATCGCAAGGCAATGAAGGAAGTATTTGCCGCACGCTTTGACACTGTCATTCATATGGCAGCACAAGCCGGCGTGCGCTATTCAATTGAGAATCCTGACGCCTATATAGACTCGAACCTGGTCGGTTTCGGCAACATCCTGGAGCAGTGCCGTCACACCGACGTGCAGCACCTGGTATACGCGTCATCCAGTTCCGTTTATGGCGCCAACAAGAGTATGCCGTTCTCGGTGCACGACAACGTCGATCACCCGTTATCGCTATACGCAGCCTCGAAAAAAGCTAACGAGCTGATGGCGCACTGCTATGCGGGTCTCTATGATCTGCCGGTCACCGGGCTGCGGTTTTTTACTGTTTATGGTCCCTGGGGCAGGCCCGATATGGCGCTGTTCAAATTCACCAGGAACATCCTGGCAGGCAAGCCTATCGATGTATTCAATTACGGCAAGCATCGTCGCGACTTCACCTATATAGATGACATAGCAGCCGGGGTCGTTGCCGTCGCCGACAAGGTGCCCGCACCCGACGGCGACTGGTCAGGTGTCAGCCCGGACCCCGGTTCCAGTTTCGCGCCATACCGCATCTACAATATCGGCAACCAGCAACCGGTCGAACTGTTGCGCTACATCGAGGTGCTTGAGCAGTGCCTGGGCTGCAAGGCCGAGATGAACCTGTTGCCTATGCAGCCCGGCGATGTGCCCGATACTTACGCCGACGTCGAGGATCTGGCGCGCGATGTCGGCTATCGCCCGGCGACCCCGATCGAGGCGGGTATTGCCCGTTTTGTCGATTGGTACCGCGACTATTACCCGCAGGGCTGA
- a CDS encoding capsule assembly Wzi family protein, whose amino-acid sequence MAPALAAPWIDPGDIALRDDIQLLSDAGYITTPITTWPLSWGDIGANLDDQGGATSPAVLQALQRVKQARKAATGTEQYNLNFRSSLASNPRQLRTFQDTPRESGEVRASMDWTGLRLSYRLQAAAVVGADDNKAVRADGSYLGFVLGNYIISAGLLERWWGPGRDSSLILSTNARPVPALSLRRNFSDAPDIRWLRWVGPWTVSLIWGQLESSRTVPDARLFGLRVNFRPTRNLEIGLSRTAQWCGQGRPCDGSTFADLLLGQDNRGENTELEREPGNQLAGVDWRWRLPLRLPLAWYGQLIGEDEAGGLPSRMIGQLGLETWGYSARFGGSWRGHLEFADTAAEFYKNDVRYDYAYEHFIYKDGYRYRGRTIGHALDNDGRMITLGGTFASESGDHWYGLLRIVDLNRGGSEANTRAPRSLDVANIELGYSRLMQGGRLAVGVGLDQADDRVTAQDDTEVRGHVSWQGSF is encoded by the coding sequence GTGGCGCCCGCTTTGGCAGCGCCCTGGATTGACCCGGGCGATATTGCCTTACGCGACGATATCCAGCTGCTCTCAGACGCCGGCTACATTACGACGCCGATCACTACCTGGCCGTTATCGTGGGGTGATATCGGGGCAAACCTGGATGACCAGGGCGGCGCGACCAGCCCCGCCGTGCTGCAGGCGCTGCAGCGGGTAAAGCAGGCGCGCAAGGCCGCGACCGGCACCGAGCAATACAACCTCAATTTCCGCTCGTCACTGGCGAGCAACCCGCGACAGCTGCGTACTTTCCAGGACACGCCACGCGAGTCGGGCGAAGTCCGTGCCAGCATGGACTGGACCGGGCTGCGGCTCAGCTACCGGCTGCAGGCAGCCGCGGTAGTCGGCGCCGACGACAACAAGGCAGTGCGCGCCGATGGTTCTTACCTGGGTTTCGTACTGGGCAACTACATCATTTCTGCCGGGCTGCTGGAGCGCTGGTGGGGGCCGGGTCGCGACAGCAGCCTGATACTGTCGACAAACGCGCGCCCGGTACCGGCGTTGTCCCTGCGCCGCAATTTCTCGGATGCACCGGACATCAGGTGGCTGCGCTGGGTGGGGCCGTGGACCGTGAGCCTGATCTGGGGTCAGCTGGAAAGCAGCCGCACGGTGCCCGATGCGCGACTGTTCGGCCTGAGGGTAAATTTTCGCCCGACCAGAAACCTGGAAATAGGGCTGTCACGCACCGCGCAATGGTGCGGGCAGGGCCGCCCCTGTGACGGCAGCACATTTGCGGACCTGCTGCTGGGGCAGGACAATCGCGGTGAAAATACGGAGCTGGAGCGGGAGCCGGGCAATCAGCTGGCCGGTGTCGACTGGCGCTGGCGCCTGCCGCTCAGACTGCCGCTGGCCTGGTACGGGCAGCTGATCGGCGAGGACGAGGCAGGCGGTCTGCCATCGCGTATGATCGGTCAGCTCGGCCTGGAGACCTGGGGCTATTCCGCGAGGTTTGGCGGATCGTGGCGCGGGCACCTCGAGTTTGCTGATACTGCCGCCGAGTTTTACAAGAATGACGTCCGTTACGACTATGCATACGAGCACTTTATATATAAGGATGGCTATCGTTATCGTGGCCGCACCATTGGACATGCTCTGGACAACGACGGGCGCATGATCACGCTGGGAGGCACTTTCGCCAGCGAATCGGGTGACCACTGGTACGGTCTGCTGCGCATCGTCGATCTCAATCGTGGCGGCAGCGAGGCCAACACCCGCGCGCCGCGCAGCCTCGACGTTGCAAACATCGAGCTGGGGTACAGCCGGTTGATGCAGGGCGGCCGGCTGGCAGTTGGTGTCGGCCTGGACCAGGCAGACGACCGGGTGACCGCACAGGACGACACCGAGGTTCGCGGCCATGTTTCCTGGCAGGGTAGTTTTTGA